Proteins co-encoded in one Stenotrophomonas maltophilia genomic window:
- the cysS gene encoding cysteine--tRNA ligase yields MTLRLHNNLTRQLEPFTPLDPACPTLYVCGPTVYNYVHIGNARGPVVFGVLADLLRRRFGALRYARNITDVDDKINTAAREQGVPISTITDRFAAAYREDMAALGVAPPDIEPEVTAHMPQIITMIEQLIGSGHAYAAEGHVLFAVASFDGYGKLSRRDPEEMLAGARVDVAPYKRDPGDFVLWKPSTDDLPGWESPWGRGRPGWHIECSAMAAAHLGQTIDIHAGGVDLQFPHHENEIAQSECAHGGRIFARFWLHNGMLNFGGAKMSKSLGNIERVHDLVRQHPPEALRLALLSAHYRQPLDWTDGLIEQSVRTLDRLYGTLRELASIEAAAVIPASVEATLDDDLNTPQALAEVARIAADARRATDPAEQARLKGELLGAGLALGLLQADPAQWFGTAAGDDGDDARIQGLIDERAAAKKARDFARADAIRDQLAAEGIVLDDTPQGVRWSRKRG; encoded by the coding sequence ATGACCCTGCGCCTGCACAACAACCTGACTCGCCAGCTCGAACCGTTCACCCCGCTCGACCCGGCCTGTCCGACGCTGTATGTGTGCGGCCCGACGGTCTACAACTACGTGCACATCGGCAACGCCCGTGGCCCGGTGGTGTTCGGGGTGCTGGCCGATCTTCTGCGCCGCCGTTTCGGCGCACTGCGCTACGCCCGCAACATCACCGACGTGGACGACAAGATCAACACGGCCGCGCGCGAACAGGGCGTGCCGATCAGCACCATCACCGACCGCTTCGCTGCGGCCTACCGTGAAGACATGGCCGCGCTGGGCGTGGCGCCGCCGGACATCGAGCCGGAAGTGACCGCGCACATGCCGCAGATCATCACCATGATCGAGCAGCTAATCGGCAGCGGCCACGCCTACGCCGCCGAGGGCCACGTACTGTTCGCGGTGGCCAGCTTCGATGGCTACGGCAAGCTCTCGCGCCGCGATCCCGAAGAGATGCTGGCCGGCGCCCGCGTCGATGTCGCCCCGTACAAGCGCGACCCGGGCGACTTCGTGCTGTGGAAGCCCTCCACCGACGACCTGCCCGGCTGGGAATCGCCGTGGGGCCGTGGTCGTCCGGGCTGGCACATCGAGTGCTCGGCAATGGCCGCCGCGCATCTGGGCCAGACCATCGACATCCACGCCGGCGGCGTCGACCTGCAGTTCCCGCACCACGAGAACGAGATCGCGCAGAGCGAATGCGCCCACGGCGGCAGGATCTTCGCCCGCTTCTGGCTGCACAACGGCATGCTCAACTTCGGCGGCGCCAAGATGAGCAAGTCGCTGGGCAACATCGAGCGCGTGCACGACCTGGTGCGCCAGCACCCGCCGGAAGCGCTGCGCCTGGCCCTGCTGTCGGCCCATTACCGGCAGCCGCTGGACTGGACCGACGGCCTGATCGAGCAGTCGGTGCGCACCCTGGACCGCCTGTACGGGACCCTGCGCGAACTGGCGTCGATCGAGGCCGCGGCGGTCATCCCGGCCAGCGTCGAAGCGACCCTGGACGACGACCTGAATACCCCGCAGGCGCTGGCCGAAGTGGCCCGCATCGCCGCCGATGCACGCCGCGCCACCGATCCGGCCGAGCAGGCGCGCCTGAAGGGCGAGCTGCTGGGCGCGGGCCTGGCGCTGGGCCTGCTGCAGGCCGACCCGGCGCAGTGGTTTGGTACCGCGGCCGGCGACGACGGCGATGATGCCCGCATCCAGGGCCTGATCGACGAACGCGCTGCGGCCAAGAAGGCGCGTGACTTCGCTCGTGCCGACGCCATCCGCGACCAGCTGGCCGCTGAAGGCATCGTGCTGGACGACACCCCGCAGGGCGTGCGCTGGTCGCGCAAGCGCGGCTGA
- a CDS encoding N-acetylornithine carbamoyltransferase codes for MSPKHFLNTQDWSRSDLDALLTQAALFKRNKLGDQLKGKSIALVFFNPSMRTRTSFELGAFQLGAHAVVLQPGKDAWPIEFNLGTVMDGDTEEHIAEVAKVLGRYCDIIAVRAFPKFQDWAYDRQDVVLQSFARYSPVPVINMETITHPCQELAHIMALQEHFGTQDLRGKKYVLTWTYHPKPLNTAVANSALTIATRMGMDVTLLCPTADYILDDRYMGWAEQNVAESGGSLKISHDIDSAYAGADVVYAKSWGALPFFGNWEPEKPIRDQFKHFIVDERKMALTNNGVFSHCLPLRRNVKATDGVMDSPQCIAINEAENRLHVQKAIMAAVAGR; via the coding sequence ATGTCCCCCAAGCACTTCCTGAACACCCAGGACTGGAGCCGCAGTGATCTCGACGCGCTGCTGACCCAGGCCGCGCTGTTCAAGCGCAACAAGCTCGGCGACCAGCTCAAGGGCAAGTCGATCGCGCTGGTGTTCTTCAACCCGTCCATGCGCACCCGCACCAGCTTCGAGCTGGGGGCGTTCCAGCTCGGTGCCCACGCGGTGGTGCTGCAGCCGGGCAAGGATGCGTGGCCGATCGAGTTCAATCTCGGCACGGTGATGGATGGCGATACCGAAGAACACATCGCTGAGGTGGCCAAGGTGCTGGGCCGTTACTGCGACATCATTGCGGTGCGTGCGTTCCCGAAGTTCCAGGATTGGGCCTACGACCGCCAGGATGTGGTCCTGCAGAGTTTCGCCAGGTACTCGCCGGTACCGGTCATCAACATGGAGACCATCACCCATCCGTGCCAGGAGCTGGCCCACATCATGGCCCTGCAGGAGCACTTCGGCACCCAGGACCTGCGTGGCAAGAAGTACGTGCTGACCTGGACCTACCACCCCAAGCCGCTGAATACCGCCGTGGCCAACTCGGCGCTGACCATCGCCACCCGCATGGGCATGGACGTGACCCTGCTGTGCCCGACCGCCGACTACATCCTCGACGACCGCTACATGGGCTGGGCCGAGCAGAACGTGGCCGAGAGCGGCGGTTCGCTGAAGATCAGCCATGACATCGACAGCGCCTACGCTGGTGCCGATGTGGTCTACGCCAAGAGCTGGGGCGCGCTGCCGTTCTTCGGCAACTGGGAGCCGGAAAAGCCGATCCGCGACCAGTTCAAGCACTTCATCGTGGACGAGCGGAAGATGGCGCTGACCAACAACGGCGTGTTCAGCCACTGCCTGCCGCTGCGCCGCAACGTGAAGGCTACCGACGGCGTGATGGATTCGCCGCAGTGCATTGCCATCAACGAAGCCGAGAACCGACTGCACGTGCAGAAGGCGATCATGGCCGCCGTTGCCGGGCGCTGA
- a CDS encoding argininosuccinate synthase: protein MSNKDVVLAFSGGLDTSFCVPYLQERGCNVHTVFADTGGVDDEERDFIEKRAAELGVTSHVTVNGGPAIWEGFVKPFVWAGEGYQGQYPLLVSDRYLIVDAALKRAAELGTNIIAHGCTGMGNDQVRFDLAVKALGDYQIIAPIREIQKEHTQTRAYEQKYLEERGFGVRAKQQAYTINENLLGVTMSGGEIDRWEAPGEGARGWCSPRSEWPEQALTVSLKFVEGEAVELNGKALPGDQILAQLNKLFAPYGVGRGVYTGDTVIGLKGRIVFEAPGLVSLLAAHRALEDAVLTKQQNRFKPDVARKWVELVYEGFYHDPLKTDIEAFLKSSQAKVNGEVVLETRGGRVDAVAVKSPHLLNTKGATYAQSADWGVEEAEGFIKLFGMSSTLYAQVNR from the coding sequence ATGAGCAACAAAGACGTCGTTCTCGCCTTCTCCGGCGGCCTGGATACCAGCTTCTGCGTGCCGTACCTGCAGGAGCGCGGCTGCAACGTGCACACCGTGTTCGCCGATACCGGCGGCGTGGATGATGAAGAGCGCGATTTCATCGAAAAGCGTGCCGCCGAGCTGGGCGTCACCAGCCATGTGACCGTCAATGGCGGCCCGGCCATCTGGGAAGGCTTCGTCAAGCCGTTCGTGTGGGCCGGCGAAGGCTACCAGGGCCAGTACCCGCTGCTGGTGTCCGACCGCTACCTGATCGTCGATGCCGCGCTGAAGCGTGCCGCCGAACTGGGCACCAACATCATCGCCCACGGCTGCACCGGCATGGGCAACGACCAGGTCCGCTTCGACCTGGCGGTGAAGGCGCTGGGCGACTACCAGATCATCGCGCCGATCCGCGAGATCCAGAAGGAACATACCCAGACCCGCGCCTACGAGCAGAAGTACCTGGAAGAGCGCGGCTTCGGCGTGCGCGCCAAGCAGCAGGCCTACACCATCAACGAGAACCTGCTGGGCGTGACCATGTCCGGCGGCGAGATCGACCGTTGGGAAGCGCCGGGCGAAGGCGCGCGTGGCTGGTGCTCGCCGCGCAGCGAGTGGCCGGAACAGGCGCTGACGGTCTCCCTGAAGTTCGTCGAAGGCGAAGCGGTTGAACTGAACGGCAAGGCGCTGCCGGGCGACCAGATCCTGGCCCAGCTCAACAAGCTGTTCGCCCCGTATGGCGTTGGCCGCGGCGTGTACACCGGCGACACCGTGATCGGCCTGAAGGGCCGCATCGTATTCGAGGCCCCGGGCCTGGTCTCGCTGCTGGCCGCACACCGCGCGCTGGAAGACGCCGTGCTGACCAAGCAGCAGAACCGCTTCAAGCCGGACGTGGCGCGCAAGTGGGTGGAGCTGGTGTACGAAGGCTTCTACCACGACCCGTTGAAGACCGACATCGAAGCGTTCCTGAAGTCCTCGCAGGCCAAGGTGAACGGCGAGGTGGTACTGGAAACCCGTGGTGGCCGCGTCGATGCAGTGGCGGTGAAGTCGCCGCACCTGCTCAACACCAAGGGTGCCACCTACGCGCAGTCGGCCGACTGGGGTGTGGAAGAGGCGGAGGGCTTCATCAAGCTGTTCGGCATGAGCTCGACGCTTTACGCGCAAGTCAACCGCTGA
- a CDS encoding acetylornithine deacetylase encodes MLEQTLSHLQALVSFDTRNPPRAITTGGIFDYLRDNLPGFNLEVIDHGAGAVSLYAVRGTPKYLFNVHLDTVPDSPHWSADPHVMRRLDDRVVGLGVCDIKGAAAALVAAANASDGDAAFLFSSDEEANDPRCIAAFLARGIPYEAVLVAEPTMSEAVLAHRGISSVLMQFVGRAGHASGKQDAAASALHQAMRWGNRALDHVESLASARFGGLTGLRFNIGRVEGGIKANMIAPAAEVRFGFRPLPSMDIDALLATFAGFAEPQAALFTETFRGPSLPAGDIAEAENRRLLARDVADALELPIGNAVDFWTEASLFSAAGYTTLVFGPGDIAQAHTADEFVTLDQLQRYTDAVHRIIAAGA; translated from the coding sequence ATGCTTGAACAGACGCTCTCGCATCTGCAGGCCCTGGTGTCCTTCGACACCCGCAACCCGCCGCGTGCGATCACCACCGGTGGGATCTTCGATTACCTGCGCGACAACCTGCCCGGGTTCAACCTCGAGGTGATCGACCATGGTGCCGGTGCGGTCAGCCTGTACGCCGTGCGCGGTACGCCGAAGTACCTGTTCAACGTGCACCTGGACACGGTGCCGGACTCGCCGCACTGGAGTGCCGACCCGCACGTGATGCGGCGCCTGGATGACCGCGTGGTCGGCCTCGGCGTGTGCGACATCAAGGGCGCGGCCGCTGCACTGGTGGCTGCGGCCAATGCCAGCGATGGTGATGCCGCGTTCCTGTTCTCCAGCGACGAGGAAGCCAACGATCCGCGCTGCATTGCCGCGTTCCTGGCCCGCGGCATTCCGTACGAAGCGGTGCTGGTGGCTGAGCCGACCATGAGTGAAGCGGTGCTGGCGCACCGTGGCATCAGCTCGGTGCTGATGCAGTTCGTCGGCCGTGCCGGGCATGCCTCCGGCAAGCAGGATGCCGCCGCCAGCGCGCTGCACCAGGCCATGCGCTGGGGCAACCGCGCCCTGGACCATGTGGAATCGCTGGCTTCGGCGCGCTTTGGCGGGCTGACCGGCCTGCGCTTCAACATCGGTCGCGTGGAAGGTGGCATCAAGGCCAACATGATCGCGCCGGCCGCCGAAGTGCGCTTCGGTTTCCGCCCGCTGCCGTCGATGGATATCGACGCGTTGCTGGCGACCTTTGCAGGTTTCGCCGAACCGCAGGCAGCCCTGTTCACCGAAACCTTCCGTGGCCCGAGCCTGCCGGCCGGTGACATCGCCGAGGCCGAGAACCGTCGCCTGCTGGCGCGCGACGTGGCCGATGCGCTGGAGCTGCCGATCGGCAACGCGGTGGACTTCTGGACCGAAGCTTCGCTGTTCTCCGCTGCCGGTTACACCACGCTGGTGTTCGGCCCGGGCGACATTGCCCAGGCCCATACCGCAGATGAGTTCGTGACGCTGGACCAGCTACAGCGCTACACCGACGCCGTACATCGCATCATCGCCGCCGGCGCCTGA